A section of the Drosophila subobscura isolate 14011-0131.10 chromosome A, UCBerk_Dsub_1.0, whole genome shotgun sequence genome encodes:
- the LOC117902322 gene encoding guanine nucleotide-releasing factor 2 isoform X10: MPQFDESFLSDCAVADSWHFYSYTLKQTPHHHHNYDHDDNDQQRASRMPRDNNNNSGHTLHNIKFQRRCKHKKLPRLAASLSMPVMPMYQNSATPNAAAGEHGSISSPNTPGGGGIGGGCSSSSNNSINSGSYASVSSVPVACTPPPPTHHHQHQGGGRAGGGVPPAPPSAAHGNQTGSSGHKNSLKGTKLARRARSFKDDLIEKISLMRTTNNTLGRSHSPHSPRTKHGVGVKPPPSNEEVQRSTQTLETHVKDISNALKHFRDVILKKKLEVLPGNGTVILETIASMYSVIQTYTPLNENSAIMSSATQQVYQSLGKLIKLCDEVMLSDESGECPSLSNENVREVIDLLEDAVRNLVTLAQGKLKEQDQCTFRYSGSSGLGGIGAAAEIMGAVTASSTNAGGGGGILPVGGVPGTGISGVASMRISAVENAAVAQRTSLPDIALSPKERASLEHRNVNPMRGSHSTESILRDTSPPPKPPLPNRASNPPPLPPKRRSQPQAPPGGSSSSTSTSNQASPLPYAQSHNISLNSDLDCSSNISLLNYGVDRLSVRSRSPDENSQCSFDSALNHSREEEDPQQHQQQQHLKQPLKLMEEDADKMISYSFVSMKSFRTSTQSVSKRSSDYSVQSSAKSSSSNSEIAISISESASATASASSSEYQQISQSVSHSSQRQQQQQHISSSSSSSMTTTTLSSYSSGEQQEQAATTGAAAPALPPKTTTPVATATGTATTSSHQRTLTRHESSALDELDWSQGAASSSSSSAAEVAELRQLSPHHHHQQQLHQWHSKHHSLIEPPRSAPHHLAGSCSAFDQRQLDEPPPLPIKKKHILAYMEICSASTRSIEQHRHTMHACNISRNISHSQTMNIMPMSKELSPELETPPALPPKNYKQRKPAASLQPIIVTTPPPSPKPTLGENGSSGGGGGGGGRPDSRMATVCEEHNDSLVLDSNENVNVSSGDGDADGEGEGESQTFYCHSHQLPDEPVAATTSADNDQHQQQQPINTPKLIEDEQESRVTPESEAEKQQEQQKQQDAGEVETVINMLEEVNITRYLILKKKEEDGPEVKGGYIDALIVHASRVQKVADNAFSEAFITTFRTFIQPIDVIEKLTHRYTYFFCQVQDNKQKAAKETFSLLVRVVNDLTSTDLTSQLLSLLVEFVYQLVCSGQLYLAKLLRNKFVEKVTLYKEPKVYGFVNDLEMVGTITSSGAAGGGIGGSVGGGLSGNSSSSMSSGSSNHPSLLDLKSLDIAEQMTLLDAELFQKIEIPEVLLFAKDQCEEKSPNLNKFTEHFNKMSYWARSKILRLHDAKEREKHVNKFIKIMKHLRKMNNYNSYLALLSALDSGPIRRLEWQKSITEEVRSFCALIDSSSSFRAYRQALAETNPPCIPYIGLVLQDLTFVHVGNQDYLSKGVINFSKRWQQYNIIVNMKRFKKCAYPFRRNERIIRFFENFKDFMGEEEMWQISEKIKPRGRRPQNY; encoded by the exons ATGCCACAGTTTGATGAATCTTTTTTGAGCGATTGTGCGGTCGCCGATAGCTGGCATTTCTATTCGTACACGCTTAAGCAGAcgccgcatcatcatcataattaTGATCACGATGATAATGATCAGCAGCGGGCATCACGGATGCCGCgagataacaacaacaacagcggccaCACTCTGCATAACATCAAATTCCAGAGACgttgcaaacacaaaaagttgCCACGTCTGGCAGCATCGCTATCGATGCCAGTGATGCCCATGTACCAGAATAGTGCTACCCCTAACGCTGCTGCGGGAGAAC ACGGCAGCATCAGCTCTCCGAACACGCCGGGCGGTGGTGGCATTGGTGgtgggtgcagcagcagcagcaacaacagcatcaatAGCGGCAGCTACGCGAGTGTCTCCTCAGTGCCCGTCGCATGcacaccgccgccgccgacgcaccaccaccagcatcagggaggagggagagcCGGAGGCGGAGTGCCACCGGCACCGCCGAGCGCCGCTCACGGCAATCAGACCGGATCATCGGGTCATAAGAACAGCCTCAAGGGAACGAAGCTGGCACGACGGGCGCGCTCCTTTAAAGACGACCTGATCGAAAAGATATCCCTAATGcgcaccaccaacaacacGCTGGGTCGCTCCCACTCACCGCACAGTCCGCGCACAAAGCATGGCGTTGGCGTCAAGCCGCCACCCTCCAATGAGGAGGTGCAGCGCTCCACACAGACGCTGGAGACGCACGTCAAGGATATATCGAATGCCCTCAAGCACTTTCGGGACGTTATTCTGAAGAAGAAGCTCGAGGTGCTGCCCGGCAATGGTACGGTCATCTTGGAGACCATTGCCAGCATGTATTCCG TTATTCAAACGTATACCCCACTGAATGAAAACAGTGCCATCATGAGCTCCGCCACGCAGCAGGTTTATCAATCCCTGGGCAAACTCATCAAACTCTGCGACGAGGTAATGCTCTCCGATGAGAGCGGAGAGTGCCCCTCCCTCAGCAACGAGAATGTGCGCGAGGTTATCGATCTACTCGAGGATGCAGTGAGG AATCTCGTTACCCTGGCCCAGGGTAAGTTGAAGGAACAGGATCAGTGCACCTTTCGCTACAGCGGCTCTTCGGGCCTGGGTGGCATTGGAGCCGCAGCCGAGATTATGGGCGCTGTCACAGCATCCAGTACGAACGCAGGCGGCGGGGGCGGCATACTACCGGTTGGTGGTGTACCCGGCACCGGGATCTCGGGCGTGGCCAGCATGCGGATCTCCGCTGTCGAGAACGCGGCCGTGGCACAGCGCACCTCCCTGCCGGACATCGCCCTGTCGCCGAAGGAGCGGGCTAGCCTGGAGCATCGGAATGTGAATCCCATGCGGGGATCCCACAGCACCGAGAGCATACTCCGCGACACGAGTCCGCCGCCAAAGCCGCCGCTACCTAATCGGGCCAGCAATCCCCCACCATTGCCACCCAAGCGACGCAGCCAGCCGCAAGCGCCACCCGgtggctcctcctcatccacgTCGACATCGAACCAGGCCAGTCCGCTGCCCTATGCGCAGTCGCACAACATCAGCCTCAACTCGGACCTGGACTGCAGCTCCAACATCTCGCTGCTAAACTACGGGGTGGATCG CCTCTCGGTGCGTTCTCGTTCACCGGATGAGAATAGCCAGTGCTCCTTTGACTCGGCTTTGAATCACTCtcgcgaggaggaggatccgcaacaacaccaacagcaacagcatttgAAGCAGCCCTTGAAGCTGATGGAAGAGGATGCAGACAAGATGATAAGCTACA GTTTCGTGTCAATGAAGTCGTTTCGCACATCCACGCAGAGCGTCTCCAAACGCTCCTCGGACTACAGCGTGCAATCGTCAGCTAAATCGTCGAGCAGCAATTCGGAGATTGCGATCAGTATCAGCGAGTCGGCGTCTGCGACAGCGAGTGCGTCCAGCAGCGAGTACCAGCAGATCAGCCAATCGGttagccacagcagccagcggcagcagcagcagcagcacatctccagcagcagcagcagtagcatgaccaccaccaccctgagcagctacagcagtggcgagcagcaggagcaggcagcaacaacaggggCTGCAGCACCCGCCCTGCCACCCAAGACGACAACACCGGTAGCGACGGCAACCGgaacggcaacaacaagttcGCATCAGCGCACGTTGACGCGTCACGAATCAAGCGCCCTAGACGAGCTGGACTGGAGTCAGGgtgcagcgagcagcagcagcagcagtgccgcAGAGGTGGCAGAACTGAGGCAACTGTCGCCgcaccatcaccaccagcaacagctgcaCCAGTGGCACTCGAAGCACCACAGCCTGATTGAGCCGCCGCGCAGTGCTCCCCACCACTTGGCTGGCAGTTGCAGCGCCTTCGATCAGAGGCAACTCGATGagccgccgccgttgcccATTAAGAAGAAGCACA TTCTGGCCTACATGGAGATCTGCTCGGCCTCGACCCGCTCCATCGAGCAGCACCGACACACGATGCATGCGTGCAACATCAGCCGGAATATCTCCCACAGCCAGACTATGAA TATTATGCCGATGAGCAAGGAACTGTCGCCCGAGCTAGAGACGCCACCAGCCTTGCCGCCAAAGAACTACAAGCAGCGCAAGCCGGCGGCCTCTTTGCAGCCGATAATTGTCACCACACCGCCGCCCAGTCCAAAGCCGACACTGGGCGAGAATGGATCGagcggtggaggcggcggcggcggcgggaGGCCAGACAGCCGTATGGCCACTGTCTGTGAAGAGCATAACGATTCCCTCGTTCTCGACAGCAATGAGAATGTGAATGTCAGCtctggcgatggcgatgccgaTGGCGAGGGCGAAGGCGAGAGTCAGACCTTCTATTGCCACTCGCATCAGCTGCCGGATGAGCCGGTGGCAGCGACAACATCGGCGGACAATGaccagcatcaacagcagcagcccataAATACGCCCAAGCTGATCGAAGACGAACAAGAGTCGAGAGTCACCCCAGAGTCAGAGgccgagaagcagcaggagcagcagaagcagcaggatgCTGGCGAGGTGGAGACGGTGATCAATATGCTGGAGGAGGTCAATATAACGCGCTATCTAATACTCAAGAAAAAGGAGGAGGACGGGCCAGAGGTCAAGGGCGGCTACATTGACGCGCTCATTGTGCACGCGAGCCGAGTCCAGAAGGTCGCCGACAATG CATTCAGCGAGGCGTTCATCACCACCTTCCGCACCTTCATCCAGCCGATCGATGTGATCGAGAAGCTCACCCATCGCTACACATACTTCTTCTGCCAGGTGCAGGATAACAAGCAGAAGGCCGCCAAAGAGACCTTCTCGCTGCTGGTGCGGGTTGTCAATGATTTAAC ATCTACGGATCTCACCAGCCAACTGCTTAGCCTGCTGGTGGAGTTTGTCTACCAGCTGGTCTGCTCCGGACAGCTGTATCTGGCCAAGTTGCTGCGCAACAAGTTCGTGGAGAAGGTGACGCTCTACAAGGAGCCCAAGGTGTATGGCTTTGTCAACGATCTGGAGATGGTCGGGACCATAACCAGCAGCGGAGCCGCTGGCGGCGGCATCGGTGGAAGCGTCGGTGGCGGTCTGTCCGgtaatagcagcagcagcatgagcagcggcagcagcaatcatCCCAGCCTGCTGGACCTCAAGTCCCTGGACATTGCCGAGCAGATGACGCTGCTGGATGCGGAGCTGTTCCAGAAGATCGAGATACCCGAAGTATTACTATTTGCCAAAGATCAGTGCGAGGAGAAGTCGCCCAATCTCAACAAGTTCACCGAGCACTTTAACAAGATGTCCTACTGGGCTCGCTCCAAGATCCTGCGACTGCACGACGCCAAGGAGCGGGAGAAGCATGTGAATAAGTTTATTAAAATCATGAAGCATCTGCGTAAGATGAACAACTATAATTCGTATCTGGCGCTGCTCTCGGCCCTCGATTCGGGTCCCATTCGAAG ATTGGAGTGGCAGAAGAGTATCACAGAGGAGGTGCGCTCCTTTTGCGCCCTCATCgattccagttccagttttcGAGCCTATCGCCAGGCCCTGGCCGAAACCAATCCGCCCTGCATACCCTATAT CGGTCTGGTCCTGCAGGATCTGACGTTTGTGCATGTGGGCAACCAGGACTATCTGTCCAAGGGTGTCATCAATTTCTCCAAACGCTGGCAGCAGTACAACATCATTGTGAACATGAAGCGTTTCAAGAAGTG TGCGTATCCGTTTAGACGAAACGAGCGGATCATACGGTTCTTTGAGAACTTCAAGGACTTTATGGGCGAGGAGGAGATGTGGCAAATATCGGAGAAGATCAAGCCACGCGGACGTCGGCCTCAAAACTactaa
- the LOC117902322 gene encoding guanine nucleotide-releasing factor 2 isoform X5 has protein sequence MNLLQKIDGSISSPNTPGGGGIGGGCSSSSNNSINSGSYASVSSVPVACTPPPPTHHHQHQGGGRAGGGVPPAPPSAAHGNQTGSSGHKNSLKGTKLARRARSFKDDLIEKISLMRTTNNTLGRSHSPHSPRTKHGVGVKPPPSNEEVQRSTQTLETHVKDISNALKHFRDVILKKKLEVLPGNGTVILETIASMYSVIQTYTPLNENSAIMSSATQQVYQSLGKLIKLCDEVMLSDESGECPSLSNENVREVIDLLEDAVRNLVTLAQGKLKEQDQCTFRYSGSSGLGGIGAAAEIMGAVTASSTNAGGGGGILPVGGVPGTGISGVASMRISAVENAAVAQRTSLPDIALSPKERASLEHRNVNPMRGSHSTESILRDTSPPPKPPLPNRASNPPPLPPKRRSQPQAPPGGSSSSTSTSNQASPLPYAQSHNISLNSDLDCSSNISLLNYGVDRLSVRSRSPDENSQCSFDSALNHSREEEDPQQHQQQQHLKQPLKLMEEDADKMISYKAAGSASAAAQEMTMAMAPANAQTQLSGTGGPSAGGGGETNTELRTAAAALTNNRHSNESGFVSMKSFRTSTQSVSKRSSDYSVQSSAKSSSSNSEIAISISESASATASASSSEYQQISQSVSHSSQRQQQQQHISSSSSSSMTTTTLSSYSSGEQQEQAATTGAAAPALPPKTTTPVATATGTATTSSHQRTLTRHESSALDELDWSQGAASSSSSSAAEVAELRQLSPHHHHQQQLHQWHSKHHSLIEPPRSAPHHLAGSCSAFDQRQLDEPPPLPIKKKHMFQSVAFSVLAYMEICSASTRSIEQHRHTMHACNISRNISHSQTMNIMPMSKELSPELETPPALPPKNYKQRKPAASLQPIIVTTPPPSPKPTLGENGSSGGGGGGGGRPDSRMATVCEEHNDSLVLDSNENVNVSSGDGDADGEGEGESQTFYCHSHQLPDEPVAATTSADNDQHQQQQPINTPKLIEDEQESRVTPESEAEKQQEQQKQQDAGEVETVINMLEEVNITRYLILKKKEEDGPEVKGGYIDALIVHASRVQKVADNAFSEAFITTFRTFIQPIDVIEKLTHRYTYFFCQVQDNKQKAAKETFSLLVRVVNDLTSTDLTSQLLSLLVEFVYQLVCSGQLYLAKLLRNKFVEKVTLYKEPKVYGFVNDLEMVGTITSSGAAGGGIGGSVGGGLSGNSSSSMSSGSSNHPSLLDLKSLDIAEQMTLLDAELFQKIEIPEVLLFAKDQCEEKSPNLNKFTEHFNKMSYWARSKILRLHDAKEREKHVNKFIKIMKHLRKMNNYNSYLALLSALDSGPIRRLEWQKSITEEVRSFCALIDSSSSFRAYRQALAETNPPCIPYIGLVLQDLTFVHVGNQDYLSKGVINFSKRWQQYNIIVNMKRFKKCAYPFRRNERIIRFFENFKDFMGEEEMWQISEKIKPRGRRPQNY, from the exons ACGGCAGCATCAGCTCTCCGAACACGCCGGGCGGTGGTGGCATTGGTGgtgggtgcagcagcagcagcaacaacagcatcaatAGCGGCAGCTACGCGAGTGTCTCCTCAGTGCCCGTCGCATGcacaccgccgccgccgacgcaccaccaccagcatcagggaggagggagagcCGGAGGCGGAGTGCCACCGGCACCGCCGAGCGCCGCTCACGGCAATCAGACCGGATCATCGGGTCATAAGAACAGCCTCAAGGGAACGAAGCTGGCACGACGGGCGCGCTCCTTTAAAGACGACCTGATCGAAAAGATATCCCTAATGcgcaccaccaacaacacGCTGGGTCGCTCCCACTCACCGCACAGTCCGCGCACAAAGCATGGCGTTGGCGTCAAGCCGCCACCCTCCAATGAGGAGGTGCAGCGCTCCACACAGACGCTGGAGACGCACGTCAAGGATATATCGAATGCCCTCAAGCACTTTCGGGACGTTATTCTGAAGAAGAAGCTCGAGGTGCTGCCCGGCAATGGTACGGTCATCTTGGAGACCATTGCCAGCATGTATTCCG TTATTCAAACGTATACCCCACTGAATGAAAACAGTGCCATCATGAGCTCCGCCACGCAGCAGGTTTATCAATCCCTGGGCAAACTCATCAAACTCTGCGACGAGGTAATGCTCTCCGATGAGAGCGGAGAGTGCCCCTCCCTCAGCAACGAGAATGTGCGCGAGGTTATCGATCTACTCGAGGATGCAGTGAGG AATCTCGTTACCCTGGCCCAGGGTAAGTTGAAGGAACAGGATCAGTGCACCTTTCGCTACAGCGGCTCTTCGGGCCTGGGTGGCATTGGAGCCGCAGCCGAGATTATGGGCGCTGTCACAGCATCCAGTACGAACGCAGGCGGCGGGGGCGGCATACTACCGGTTGGTGGTGTACCCGGCACCGGGATCTCGGGCGTGGCCAGCATGCGGATCTCCGCTGTCGAGAACGCGGCCGTGGCACAGCGCACCTCCCTGCCGGACATCGCCCTGTCGCCGAAGGAGCGGGCTAGCCTGGAGCATCGGAATGTGAATCCCATGCGGGGATCCCACAGCACCGAGAGCATACTCCGCGACACGAGTCCGCCGCCAAAGCCGCCGCTACCTAATCGGGCCAGCAATCCCCCACCATTGCCACCCAAGCGACGCAGCCAGCCGCAAGCGCCACCCGgtggctcctcctcatccacgTCGACATCGAACCAGGCCAGTCCGCTGCCCTATGCGCAGTCGCACAACATCAGCCTCAACTCGGACCTGGACTGCAGCTCCAACATCTCGCTGCTAAACTACGGGGTGGATCG CCTCTCGGTGCGTTCTCGTTCACCGGATGAGAATAGCCAGTGCTCCTTTGACTCGGCTTTGAATCACTCtcgcgaggaggaggatccgcaacaacaccaacagcaacagcatttgAAGCAGCCCTTGAAGCTGATGGAAGAGGATGCAGACAAGATGATAAGCTACA AAGCCGCCGGGTCCGCAAGCGCTGCTGCACAGGAAAtgaccatggccatggctcCAGCCAATGCGCAGACTCAGCTGTCAGGAACCGGAGGCCCAAGtgcaggaggtggaggtgaaACTAACACGGAACTGCgcacagcggcggcagcccTCACCAACAATCGTCATTCGAACGAATCGG GTTTCGTGTCAATGAAGTCGTTTCGCACATCCACGCAGAGCGTCTCCAAACGCTCCTCGGACTACAGCGTGCAATCGTCAGCTAAATCGTCGAGCAGCAATTCGGAGATTGCGATCAGTATCAGCGAGTCGGCGTCTGCGACAGCGAGTGCGTCCAGCAGCGAGTACCAGCAGATCAGCCAATCGGttagccacagcagccagcggcagcagcagcagcagcacatctccagcagcagcagcagtagcatgaccaccaccaccctgagcagctacagcagtggcgagcagcaggagcaggcagcaacaacaggggCTGCAGCACCCGCCCTGCCACCCAAGACGACAACACCGGTAGCGACGGCAACCGgaacggcaacaacaagttcGCATCAGCGCACGTTGACGCGTCACGAATCAAGCGCCCTAGACGAGCTGGACTGGAGTCAGGgtgcagcgagcagcagcagcagcagtgccgcAGAGGTGGCAGAACTGAGGCAACTGTCGCCgcaccatcaccaccagcaacagctgcaCCAGTGGCACTCGAAGCACCACAGCCTGATTGAGCCGCCGCGCAGTGCTCCCCACCACTTGGCTGGCAGTTGCAGCGCCTTCGATCAGAGGCAACTCGATGagccgccgccgttgcccATTAAGAAGAAGCACA TGTTTCAAAGTGTGGCATTCTCGG TTCTGGCCTACATGGAGATCTGCTCGGCCTCGACCCGCTCCATCGAGCAGCACCGACACACGATGCATGCGTGCAACATCAGCCGGAATATCTCCCACAGCCAGACTATGAA TATTATGCCGATGAGCAAGGAACTGTCGCCCGAGCTAGAGACGCCACCAGCCTTGCCGCCAAAGAACTACAAGCAGCGCAAGCCGGCGGCCTCTTTGCAGCCGATAATTGTCACCACACCGCCGCCCAGTCCAAAGCCGACACTGGGCGAGAATGGATCGagcggtggaggcggcggcggcggcgggaGGCCAGACAGCCGTATGGCCACTGTCTGTGAAGAGCATAACGATTCCCTCGTTCTCGACAGCAATGAGAATGTGAATGTCAGCtctggcgatggcgatgccgaTGGCGAGGGCGAAGGCGAGAGTCAGACCTTCTATTGCCACTCGCATCAGCTGCCGGATGAGCCGGTGGCAGCGACAACATCGGCGGACAATGaccagcatcaacagcagcagcccataAATACGCCCAAGCTGATCGAAGACGAACAAGAGTCGAGAGTCACCCCAGAGTCAGAGgccgagaagcagcaggagcagcagaagcagcaggatgCTGGCGAGGTGGAGACGGTGATCAATATGCTGGAGGAGGTCAATATAACGCGCTATCTAATACTCAAGAAAAAGGAGGAGGACGGGCCAGAGGTCAAGGGCGGCTACATTGACGCGCTCATTGTGCACGCGAGCCGAGTCCAGAAGGTCGCCGACAATG CATTCAGCGAGGCGTTCATCACCACCTTCCGCACCTTCATCCAGCCGATCGATGTGATCGAGAAGCTCACCCATCGCTACACATACTTCTTCTGCCAGGTGCAGGATAACAAGCAGAAGGCCGCCAAAGAGACCTTCTCGCTGCTGGTGCGGGTTGTCAATGATTTAAC ATCTACGGATCTCACCAGCCAACTGCTTAGCCTGCTGGTGGAGTTTGTCTACCAGCTGGTCTGCTCCGGACAGCTGTATCTGGCCAAGTTGCTGCGCAACAAGTTCGTGGAGAAGGTGACGCTCTACAAGGAGCCCAAGGTGTATGGCTTTGTCAACGATCTGGAGATGGTCGGGACCATAACCAGCAGCGGAGCCGCTGGCGGCGGCATCGGTGGAAGCGTCGGTGGCGGTCTGTCCGgtaatagcagcagcagcatgagcagcggcagcagcaatcatCCCAGCCTGCTGGACCTCAAGTCCCTGGACATTGCCGAGCAGATGACGCTGCTGGATGCGGAGCTGTTCCAGAAGATCGAGATACCCGAAGTATTACTATTTGCCAAAGATCAGTGCGAGGAGAAGTCGCCCAATCTCAACAAGTTCACCGAGCACTTTAACAAGATGTCCTACTGGGCTCGCTCCAAGATCCTGCGACTGCACGACGCCAAGGAGCGGGAGAAGCATGTGAATAAGTTTATTAAAATCATGAAGCATCTGCGTAAGATGAACAACTATAATTCGTATCTGGCGCTGCTCTCGGCCCTCGATTCGGGTCCCATTCGAAG ATTGGAGTGGCAGAAGAGTATCACAGAGGAGGTGCGCTCCTTTTGCGCCCTCATCgattccagttccagttttcGAGCCTATCGCCAGGCCCTGGCCGAAACCAATCCGCCCTGCATACCCTATAT CGGTCTGGTCCTGCAGGATCTGACGTTTGTGCATGTGGGCAACCAGGACTATCTGTCCAAGGGTGTCATCAATTTCTCCAAACGCTGGCAGCAGTACAACATCATTGTGAACATGAAGCGTTTCAAGAAGTG TGCGTATCCGTTTAGACGAAACGAGCGGATCATACGGTTCTTTGAGAACTTCAAGGACTTTATGGGCGAGGAGGAGATGTGGCAAATATCGGAGAAGATCAAGCCACGCGGACGTCGGCCTCAAAACTactaa